Within the Sulfitobacter sp. JL08 genome, the region TTGTCTCGCCCTCTATGTTTATCAAAATGCTTTTACTGCAGACCCAAAGACGAATGTCCAATCGGTACCGTCAGTCATACGAACTGATCCTGACCCGGCCATTCCAGAAGCTTCACGAACAACTGTTCCTAACCCCTTCATGCCATTGTTGCAGGTCACAGGGAAACTAAGCGATTCACTCATAGAATACGCATCGTATGTACCTGCACATGTCAGTTTTCCATCCGAAACTTGGAAGGAACCGCTTTGGGTTGTTGAAGCCGTAGTTGTTCCTTTTAATACTCTGCCTTCTGGGCTTATGACCGCAACGGGTTGGGTGATGTCGCAACCAGCGGTAACTAGTGCGAGGCATAACAATACGATCTTCTTGTTCAACTTAATCTCCAATGTTGAAGTCTGTGACTTTTAGATTAAGAAATTAGGCAGCTTTCTGTTGTGACTTTCTCCTGCGGCGAGCAATGAAGCCAAGACCGCCCACGCCAGCCAGAAGCATCGGCAGGGCAGCAGGGAGGGGTACTGGCGACAAACCATCGGGACGCCACGGTTCACATTTCGGTGGCGTGTAGTTGCTTGGTATGCAGCCGGGAGGTGGAGGGCCTAGTGAAAGAACAACCGAAGTTACTGAAGCTGGGGTACTGGCATAATCACGTAGTTCGTATCGGGAGAATATGTATGCTGCACTAGCTACGGATCCATTAAAATCGTAACCCCCAGCGTCACCAAACGGGGCTTCGAGGAATGAAATAGACGGTGAATAAGGGTTGGATATCGCAACCCTAAAAAAAGCAATATCGTCATAAAATGATGGTGGTCTCGTACTCGAAGTATCGATACCATACCCATAACCTACAATTTCAGTAGTGCCATCTCCGAGTGCGTCGTATCCAGTATCGACGCTACCGAATACTCTAAGGTAGATTGTGTCGATATTGGAAGATGACGTTGAATCGTGACTAATATAGCCATCCCCATCGACGTCAGTTCCAATAAAACTTCCTGATGTGTACATTTCACTGTTAGATCCAGTTATAGAAAAACTCAACGTTGATGCACTTAGAGAGACCGGAGCCACAACCATCGCAGCTACAGCCGCCATCAAAATTCTCTTCATCATAAAATAATTCCCCACACCCGAATAATACCCAGATCAGAAAGTCATACATACATTGTAATTTTTAGCCAGCACTGATCCAGATCAACTCAAAAGGTCAGCTTCAAATTCTCAAGTAAATCATTTCGTTACATCCAGTGAAAAATTACCGAGATAATTTGGGCATGTCATTCTGAATAGAAGAGGTACCCCGACACCCCCCTGTCCCCTCTTGCTGCACCACACAGACATTTAGATTTTTTCAACGTTTATGGCATTTACTGGGTGCAACCTACGTTGACATTCCATCTTTCACGACTCATATTACGTTAGCGACTGATGAACGAGAGAGATGAGATGTTGGAACAGTACGTAGTTTACAAACGAGTAAGTACTAAAGGGCAGGGTGAATCAGGTCTTGGCTTGGAAGCTCAACAGCGTGACATTGGGCTGTATCTTGAGAACTACGCCCCCAAGGAACACAAGGTAATAGACACCTTTACTGATGTTCTATCAGGTGCCAGCAGTGACAGACCCCAGTTAAACAAGGCTATCAAGATGGCAAAGGAAAACAACGCTATCCTTTTGATTGCCAAGCTGGACCGACTTAGCAGAAAGGTCTCCTTTATCGCCACCCTGATGGATGATCCAAAGCTTATGCTTCGTGTGGCTGTCATGCCTAACGCAGACAAGTTCCAGCTTCACATATATGCAGCACTGGCAGAACAAGAGCGTGAGTTCATATCAACTCGAACCAAAGCTGCGCTGAAAGAAGCCAAGGCAAGGGGTGTTAAACTGGGTGGCTACCGGGAAGGCACAAAGAAACGACACAAGGCGTTGCAGGTTGAAGCCTTGAAGAGAGCGCAACACGTCTATCCAACGATCAAAGCCTATCGCGACAGTGGATTGACACTCCAGCAGACAGCAGATGAGATGAATCGTATTGGCTTGAAGACTGCCAGAGGGGGGCAATGGTATCCGTCAACTGTCAGGGGGGTGGTAGATAGGGTCTTGGATAATGCCTGAGAGCGCCTGAGAGGGGTGCTACAGAGCCTCTAGACCTGTTTGGAAGGGCACCCTAGACTAGAGGCTTAGAATGGCTGTAAGGCGCCTCTCCGTGGCTGTACGTGGATATTCTATATATTGATTTATTCTGAGTGGAGACACAACATATAGATACTATCAAATGATGTAATTCACTCTGGATGCCTCATATACACGTAAGTGTTTGTTTTAAAAGCAATAACTTTATATTTACCTATAGAAAGTATACCTTAAGTTCTTACGCGCGTACGAGGCAGGTTCACCTTGTTCTTAGCCAAGGGTGTTCCACCGAGTTCAATGCGTCTGCTCTGACTTTCAAGCTGGGACCAGAGCCATAAGACCCGGCAACATCCCCACTCGAATGACCCGTTATGAAGTTGTTAACGTCCTCTGGTACGCCAGCATCACGTAAGAGGTCTTTCAAGTTACCCCGTAGTGAATGAACAACCTTCTGCCTGTCCGGTGTGACCTTACGAACATATTTCATCAGAGCCTTACTGGCTGGACTTTGAGCCTTCCCGTCTGCGTCACGTTTAAATTGGGGGAACACCTGACCAGTTTTACCAGCTACAACGGGATACAAATGTTCGATCACTGTAGGGCAGGGGACAAGCCTCTTTGATCCAGTTGTCTTAACAATTGATTTGGTCAGATCGAAATACTTGATCCCGTCTTTCACCTTCACCTCGTCCCATTCAAGCAAGGTGATTTCATCCAAGCGACACCCTGTCACCATGAGCGTAGTCAACAAGGTTTTCAAATGATCTGGCATAGATAGAGCAAATAGTTCATGCAATTCTGACTGTTCAAATGGGATGAAATGTTTCGTTGGTGTCCCGAGTTTGTAATCAATCGTTATGTCTCTGAACGGATTTCTTTCAATCTTGTCTTTTCGTACAGACCAATCCAGCAATCGACTGATGTACGAACTCTTTTTCTTGATGGTTTTATAGGCCAGACCGGACATGCTGTCGTGCCACCTGTTGCCTGTCCGGGTCTCAATTTGGTCAACAGGCAGATCACCAGCGAATTCGATAAACTGACCGACCGACAGCTTGGCATCCATTTCTGTTTTCAATTTGTCGTATGGCTTGCTGGCAAAGAATTCTTCTGCCACTTCTGACAGCTTAGGTGCCTTCGTGGTGGTTTCTTTTTCTTCAGTGGTCGCTTTGAAAAGCTTGTAAGCTTCTTCTGCCCTGATCTGCTCAGATATAATAGCACGGTCTTCCTCTGGTTCGCCAATGAATGGCTGAACAGTTTGACCTATTATCATTCGTTCTAATCTTTCTGGATCATCGCGCATCATGGCTTTCAGCTCATCCAAGGACCACGACATCAGGTCAGCCACCTTTTGCAACGGATCAGGTCTGGCAGCGTCCAGCTCTGCCCTCATCGCTGTGGTTATGTCGTGCTGTACAGCTTTTGCATGGGTCAAATCAGAGGTCTTGGTGCTTCGCTTCAACTGGGTTCGATCTTTAAAATAAGGCCGTAGCTCCTTGGGTATTGTCATGAAGACGTACCACTTTCCCTTGTTCTTAGTCAGGGTCGATGTTGGGTAATGCGACACGATTTATACTCCCTTTATACTCCCAAATATTCTCTTTTGTGTAATGTAATAAGGGAATAAGGGCAATAAGGGTAGTTGGCGGAGAGACAGGGATTCGAACCCTGGGAACCCTTACGAGCTCAACGGTTTTCGAAACCGTCCCGTTCGACCACTCCGGCACCTCTCCGCGGGGGTCTTGCAGGGGCGTGTAACTTGGACCGCGCAGCGTGGCAAGATCAGAATTCGCCTCATCCGCTGTCACGGGGATTTTCATTGCCTGCGGGATGAAATGGCTTAGGCTTGGCACCGTCGCACAGCTCAACAGGACGTTTTCATGCCCCGCCCTCTTCTTATCCTTTCCAAAGCCCTGGTTCTGGGGCTGGTTCTGTCTCTGGGGTCGTTCTGGCCGGCGCAGGCCGCCGATCGTGCCCGGCTTGAGGCGTTTTTGACCGTGACAGGATTTGATGTCGCGCTGGAAAGCATCAAGCTTTCGGCGGCATCGGCGCCTGAAATGCTGGGGCTGGATACGGACGCGTTCGGTGATGACTGGACCCGCCTTGCCGACGATATCTTTGAAACGGAAACCCTGCATGACATGGCGCTGGACATTCTGGAACAGACGCTCAGCGACGATTTACTGGCCCATGCGGCCGAATTTTATGCCTCGGATCTGGGGCAGCGGCTGGTGGTGGCGGAAAACGCATCGCACATGATGGAGGACGATACCGCCAAATCCGCGCAGGGCGAGGCGATCGTGGCGCAGCTGGTTGCGGACGGGTCTGACCGGCTTAACAGCCTGAACCGGATGAATGCGGCCATTGATACGGCGGGCCACGGGGTGCGGGCGTTGCAGGAAATCCAGTTGCGGTTTCTGATGGCGGCAGCGGCGGCGGGCGTGATCGAACTGCGCATCGACATAGAAGACCTGCGCGGCATGATGCGCGAGCAGGAGGGTGAACTGCGCCGTGCCATGCAAAAATCCGGCCTGTCGGGGGCGGCCTATACCTACCGCGATTTTTCCGATGCCGAAGTTCTTGCCTATGCCAAGGCGTTGGAACATCCCGATATGAAACTGGTCTATGAATTGATGAACGCCGTGCAGTACGAGATTATGGCGAACCGGTTCGAAAAACTGGCCGCACGTATGGCCGATCTGCATCCGGGAACCGAATTGTGAACGTGATCTGGTCCCGTATTTGTGCCGCGAGCGCGGTCCTGTTGATCTCTGCCTCCTGCCTGATGGCACAGGGCACCGCGCGCGTCACGTTGTTGATGGACGCATTGAAGATGGCAGAGATGATGCAGATCGTGCGCACCGAGGGGCTTGATTACGCGCGCGATCTGAATGCCGACATGCTGGACGGGCAGGGCAGCGGGTTCTGGGCCAGCCAGGTCGACAGGATTTACGATATCCACCGCATGAGCGAAACCACCCGCGCCGGGCTGGCGAACGCGCTGCAGGGCAGCGATCTGGATGCAACGCTGGCATTTTTCCAGACACCTGCCGGTGAACGCATCGTGGCCCTTGAAAACGCCGCGCGCGGCGCGATGGGGGATGATGACATCGAAGAAATCGCGCGCCAGAATTATCGCGACCTGGCGCAAGACGGCGGCAACCGACTGGATCTGATCCGCGCCTTTGTCACTGCAAACGATCTGCTGGAGCGGAATGTCAGCGGCGCCCTGACTTCAAACTACCAGTTTTTCCGCGGTTTGAGCGACGGCAACGCCTTTGACATGAGCGAAGACGAAATGATTGCCGAAGTCTGGGCGCAAGAGGAAGAGATACGTGCCGACACGGAAGAGTGGCTGATGGGATATCTTTTGATGGCCTATCAACCGCTGAGCGATGAGGAATTGGAAGCCTATATCGCGTTTTCGCGCACCGATGCAGGACAAGCGCTGAACCGCGGGCTGTTTGACGGTTTCAACGCCATGTACACCGATATTTCCTATGCGCTCGGACGGGCTGTCGCGCTGGAACTGGCCGCCAGCGAATTATAATTACAACATCTGTGCCAGAAGGCTCGCCTCGTGGGCGCGGGCTTCGGGGCGGGCCAGCTTGCGGGGCAGGCGCGGTGCCAGATCGGGAAACAGCGCAAGCACTTCGGCGGCCTGTTCCAAGGCGGCATCGCTGCGCGCCGTGTCGCCGACATAATAGCTTTCACTGTCGCAACCCTGGGTGCGCACAATCTCATGATCGTCAAACATGATGTGCACGTAAGTGACAAACCCCATTGGGCTGCGTTTGACACTGCACCCGTTCACAAGGTGTTTGGCCGCGACAAGTACGGTATCGCATCCCATGTAAAGTTGCGCATGCGCGCCTGTGATCAGCATGCGATGGTTGGGCGAAATCAGCAGATCGCGCGATGCCCCCAACGTGCCCTTGCAGATCCGAACAGGTGCCATGGCCCCCATGCCCGGAACGCTGCGGCGCCCGACCCAGCGCACCGGTTGCGCCCCGTGATGCAGGGTATCGACAAGATCGCCCGCGACCAGAACGCCAACCCTGCGCACCCCTGTTGGCGTATCAATCAGGGTTGCGCTGGTGAAGCAGGCAAATTCACTGTAGCTGCGCGCCCCGTTGCCACCGATATTGTCCTCTTGCGTAAAGACATATTGCTGCCCGGGCACCATGGGCTGTGTGGTGATAAAGGCTGTGGTTGTGTTGTTGCCGGAATTCTGGTCGCCAATGGTTATGGAAAACCCTTCGAACCCGTTGTTGTCGGTCAGCACATAATTAACCACGACATGGCTGCCTGCGGGATACAGAACACCGTCAATCGTAATGTCGCTGGCCAGCGGTTGCGACGGGTCCGAACCGGTTGTTTCGTGAAGCAGCGCATCGTCATCGTCGATCACGATTTGCAACGGCGTGGCTGACGGATCAAGTGTCATCGTGAAGGGCGGCGATCCCTGAGCGCGCGCGCCTTGTTCATCCGGCGGCGTGATATTGGCACCTGTGGTCAGGAAATCGGACAGTTGATAGACATATTGCAGCGTAAAAAGAGCCATTGGTACCTCGCACTCACGAAACAGTTTGCCTATCTGCGATTTGCGGCGGTTTGATGGCATTTCAAATGGAAAGACCGAAACCGGCGCGATATTGCCAAAGTCCCGCGAAATCCGGGATCAGGGCAGGCGACGTGGCAGGATCAGCGCGGTGGCATTCTTCCTCTTGACTTGGTCCCGTCTTCCCCTCATAAGCCCGCATCTCGGCGGGAAAGGTCCCGATCCGGGTTTATTTTTCAATGACGCCCCAAGGGCGCGCTGTTCGAGGTGGCCAAACGGCCGAAAACACCCGCAAGGGGACCACAGAACGCGGCAAAAGCGAAGGAAAGATGCATGTTTGCGGTCCTCAAGACCGGCGGCAAGCAGTACAAAGTTCAATCGGGCGATACGCTTCGTGTTGAAAAACTGGCTGCAGACGCTGGCGAAACAGTACAATTCAACGAAATTCTGATGCTGGGCGGTGACAAGCCGGTCGTTGGCGCGCCATTGGTGGCAGATGCCGGCGTACAGGCCGAAGTGGTCGACCAGATCAAGGGCGACAAGCTGATCCATTTCGTCAAGCGCCGCCGCAAGCACGGTTCGCAGCGCACCAAGGGCCATCGCCAAAAGCTGACCCTGATCCGCGTGACCGAAATTCTGGCCAAAGGTGCAGACAAATCCGGCGTGAAAGCCGCGATCGGCGCAGGTTCGGTATCCGCTGTTGCGGTCGCTGCCGCTGCCCCGAAGAAATCTGCGAAAAAGGCCGACACAAAGGCGAAAGCCGAGACAAAGGCCGAGGCATCCAAAAAGGCTGCGGCCCCGAAAGCCGCTGCAAAATCCGCCGCTGCTGACGATCTCAAGCAACTGTCCGGTGTTGGCCCCGCGCTCGAGAAAAAGCTGCATTCCGCAGGCGTGACCACATTTGCCCAGGTGGCAGCGTGGACAGAGGCGGATGTCGCTGCTATGGACGAGCAACTGTCGTTCAAAGGCCGGATCGAGCGTGAAGGCTGGATCGAACAGGCCAAAGAACTGGCTAAAGGCTAAGGAGAAACCAAATGGCACATAAAAAAGCAGGCGGTTCATCCCGTAACGGTCGCGACTCTGCGGGTCGTCGTCTTGGTGTAAAGCTGTACGGTGGCCAGTCGGCTATTTCCGGCAACATCATCGTGCGTCAGCGCGGCACCAAATTCTGGCCGGGCGAGGGCGTTGGCATGGGCAAGGATCATACGATCTTTGCAACTGTTGACGGCGCAGTGACCTTTCACAAGGGCCTTAAAAACCGCACATTCATTTCGGTCATGCCGGTGGCAGAGGCCGCTGAATAAGCCGTACCGAAGTGGTTTGACATTTCAGGGGATCGGCGAAACCGCCGGTCCCCTTTCTTATTTGACGGAATTGATTTCATGGGCGTTGCCGCCGCCAGTTTCCTTGTTTTTGCCGCCAGTCAGGTCGGCACGCCGGGTCCGGCCAATATGGCCCTGCTGGCAACAGGCGCGCGCTATGGGTTTCGCGCCGCACTGCCTTTCGTGGCCGGTGTCGCGCTCGGCAAACAACTGGTAATCTGGCCCGTCGGTTTTGGGCTGATGGAACTGTCTGCCCGCGCACCATGGGTGTTTGAAACGCTGAAATGGGTTTCCGCCGCCTATATCCTTTGGCTGGCATGGAAAGTGGCCAACCTGCGCCTTGGGCCGCAGGGCACGCGCAGCACCGCACCGGGATTTCTGGCAGGGCTGATCGTTCATCCATTGAACCCCAAGGCATGGGGCATGATCATCGCGGGCTTTACCGGATTTGTCGCCATCGGCACACCGCCCTTGCAGGCCACGGCCACCATCGCGGCCATTTTGCTGGCCTGCCAGATGGTGCTGCACCCGATCTGGGCCTTTGCCGGTGATCGCATCGCCGCCACCGTTGCGGGGACGGCGGCGGAAACCTACCTGATGTGGACACTGGCGGCGCTAACCGCCGCCTCTGTCCTCTTTGTGTTGTTCGCAGGAGGAGCAAACGCATGAAACTGGATCCGATCCTGAACCAGCCTTTGGTCGAAACCGACCGGTTTGATCTGCGCCCGCTGCGCAAATCCGATATGGGCCTGATCGAGCTTTACGCCAGCGATGACCGCGTGGCGCGCATGACCACGTCGATCCCGCATCCGCTGCCACCGGGCGCGACCGAAGCGTTTGTGGCGCGGGCCCTGTCCACAACCCGGACAGAAGATGTGTGGGCCATGGACGGCACAAAATCGGACGGCCCCGATCTAATGGGTGTGATCGGTCTGGAACGTCTTGATCGCGACCAGTCCGAGGTCGGATACTGGGTGGCACCGGCATTCTGGAACACCGGTCTGGCCTCGGATGCCGTACAGGCGCTGGTCGATGCCAATCCGATGGACAACAAAACCATGTTCGCATCCGTGTTTCAGGACAATCCTGCCTCGGCGC harbors:
- a CDS encoding VPLPA-CTERM sorting domain-containing protein, yielding MMKRILMAAVAAMVVAPVSLSASTLSFSITGSNSEMYTSGSFIGTDVDGDGYISHDSTSSSNIDTIYLRVFGSVDTGYDALGDGTTEIVGYGYGIDTSSTRPPSFYDDIAFFRVAISNPYSPSISFLEAPFGDAGGYDFNGSVASAAYIFSRYELRDYASTPASVTSVVLSLGPPPPGCIPSNYTPPKCEPWRPDGLSPVPLPAALPMLLAGVGGLGFIARRRRKSQQKAA
- a CDS encoding recombinase family protein, giving the protein MNERDEMLEQYVVYKRVSTKGQGESGLGLEAQQRDIGLYLENYAPKEHKVIDTFTDVLSGASSDRPQLNKAIKMAKENNAILLIAKLDRLSRKVSFIATLMDDPKLMLRVAVMPNADKFQLHIYAALAEQEREFISTRTKAALKEAKARGVKLGGYREGTKKRHKALQVEALKRAQHVYPTIKAYRDSGLTLQQTADEMNRIGLKTARGGQWYPSTVRGVVDRVLDNA
- a CDS encoding DUF6538 domain-containing protein — translated: MSHYPTSTLTKNKGKWYVFMTIPKELRPYFKDRTQLKRSTKTSDLTHAKAVQHDITTAMRAELDAARPDPLQKVADLMSWSLDELKAMMRDDPERLERMIIGQTVQPFIGEPEEDRAIISEQIRAEEAYKLFKATTEEKETTTKAPKLSEVAEEFFASKPYDKLKTEMDAKLSVGQFIEFAGDLPVDQIETRTGNRWHDSMSGLAYKTIKKKSSYISRLLDWSVRKDKIERNPFRDITIDYKLGTPTKHFIPFEQSELHELFALSMPDHLKTLLTTLMVTGCRLDEITLLEWDEVKVKDGIKYFDLTKSIVKTTGSKRLVPCPTVIEHLYPVVAGKTGQVFPQFKRDADGKAQSPASKALMKYVRKVTPDRQKVVHSLRGNLKDLLRDAGVPEDVNNFITGHSSGDVAGSYGSGPSLKVRADALNSVEHPWLRTR
- a CDS encoding DUF2059 domain-containing protein; protein product: MPRPLLILSKALVLGLVLSLGSFWPAQAADRARLEAFLTVTGFDVALESIKLSAASAPEMLGLDTDAFGDDWTRLADDIFETETLHDMALDILEQTLSDDLLAHAAEFYASDLGQRLVVAENASHMMEDDTAKSAQGEAIVAQLVADGSDRLNSLNRMNAAIDTAGHGVRALQEIQLRFLMAAAAAGVIELRIDIEDLRGMMREQEGELRRAMQKSGLSGAAYTYRDFSDAEVLAYAKALEHPDMKLVYELMNAVQYEIMANRFEKLAARMADLHPGTEL
- a CDS encoding DUF2059 domain-containing protein, whose product is MNVIWSRICAASAVLLISASCLMAQGTARVTLLMDALKMAEMMQIVRTEGLDYARDLNADMLDGQGSGFWASQVDRIYDIHRMSETTRAGLANALQGSDLDATLAFFQTPAGERIVALENAARGAMGDDDIEEIARQNYRDLAQDGGNRLDLIRAFVTANDLLERNVSGALTSNYQFFRGLSDGNAFDMSEDEMIAEVWAQEEEIRADTEEWLMGYLLMAYQPLSDEELEAYIAFSRTDAGQALNRGLFDGFNAMYTDISYALGRAVALELAASEL
- a CDS encoding Hint domain-containing protein, with amino-acid sequence MALFTLQYVYQLSDFLTTGANITPPDEQGARAQGSPPFTMTLDPSATPLQIVIDDDDALLHETTGSDPSQPLASDITIDGVLYPAGSHVVVNYVLTDNNGFEGFSITIGDQNSGNNTTTAFITTQPMVPGQQYVFTQEDNIGGNGARSYSEFACFTSATLIDTPTGVRRVGVLVAGDLVDTLHHGAQPVRWVGRRSVPGMGAMAPVRICKGTLGASRDLLISPNHRMLITGAHAQLYMGCDTVLVAAKHLVNGCSVKRSPMGFVTYVHIMFDDHEIVRTQGCDSESYYVGDTARSDAALEQAAEVLALFPDLAPRLPRKLARPEARAHEASLLAQML
- a CDS encoding 50S ribosomal protein L21 encodes the protein MFAVLKTGGKQYKVQSGDTLRVEKLAADAGETVQFNEILMLGGDKPVVGAPLVADAGVQAEVVDQIKGDKLIHFVKRRRKHGSQRTKGHRQKLTLIRVTEILAKGADKSGVKAAIGAGSVSAVAVAAAAPKKSAKKADTKAKAETKAEASKKAAAPKAAAKSAAADDLKQLSGVGPALEKKLHSAGVTTFAQVAAWTEADVAAMDEQLSFKGRIEREGWIEQAKELAKG
- the rpmA gene encoding 50S ribosomal protein L27 produces the protein MAHKKAGGSSRNGRDSAGRRLGVKLYGGQSAISGNIIVRQRGTKFWPGEGVGMGKDHTIFATVDGAVTFHKGLKNRTFISVMPVAEAAE
- a CDS encoding LysE family translocator; protein product: MGVAAASFLVFAASQVGTPGPANMALLATGARYGFRAALPFVAGVALGKQLVIWPVGFGLMELSARAPWVFETLKWVSAAYILWLAWKVANLRLGPQGTRSTAPGFLAGLIVHPLNPKAWGMIIAGFTGFVAIGTPPLQATATIAAILLACQMVLHPIWAFAGDRIAATVAGTAAETYLMWTLAALTAASVLFVLFAGGANA
- a CDS encoding GNAT family N-acetyltransferase — encoded protein: MKLDPILNQPLVETDRFDLRPLRKSDMGLIELYASDDRVARMTTSIPHPLPPGATEAFVARALSTTRTEDVWAMDGTKSDGPDLMGVIGLERLDRDQSEVGYWVAPAFWNTGLASDAVQALVDANPMDNKTMFASVFQDNPASARVLIHCGFEYLGDAETFCVARDTTMPTWTYSRKL